CCCGCCGGGAAGAAGCTGGAGCAGCTGTACGGGCTGGTAGAAGGCATCGAGACCGCCATGCTCACCACGCGCCGCGCGGATGGGCACCTGGTGTCGCGGCCCATGGCCACGCAGGCGCGCAGCGAGGGCGCGGACCTGTGGTTCGTGACCGATGGCGAAAGCCACAAGCTGGACGAGCTGGAGCACGATCCGCACGTCAACGTCAGCTACTACCGCGACCGCACCCGCGAGTGGGTCTCGGTGAGCGGCACCGCGCGCATCTCGGTGGACAGGGCCAAGATCCACGAGCTGTACCGGCCGGACTGGAAGGCGTGGTTCGGCGACGGGGGCGGCGCCCGCGACGGCGGGCCCGACGACCCGCGCCTCACCCTCGTGGCCGTGGACGCGGACTCCGTTGTCTACATGGTCAACGACACACCCCGCCCCGTGGTCCTCTTCGAGGTCGTGAAGGGCATCGTCACCGGCCAGCCTCCGCAGATGGGCGAGACCCACGAGCTGAACGCCCAGGAGATGAAGTCCGCCCGCTAGCTCCCCGCAGCCAGTTGG
Above is a window of Longimicrobiaceae bacterium DNA encoding:
- a CDS encoding pyridoxamine 5'-phosphate oxidase family protein, translated to MAEQPKMGIETAPAGKKLEQLYGLVEGIETAMLTTRRADGHLVSRPMATQARSEGADLWFVTDGESHKLDELEHDPHVNVSYYRDRTREWVSVSGTARISVDRAKIHELYRPDWKAWFGDGGGARDGGPDDPRLTLVAVDADSVVYMVNDTPRPVVLFEVVKGIVTGQPPQMGETHELNAQEMKSAR